One genomic window of Camelina sativa cultivar DH55 chromosome 5, Cs, whole genome shotgun sequence includes the following:
- the LOC104786415 gene encoding putative defensin-like protein 9, which translates to MKSSMQFISTLFFLILLVVGPGVMKMVEGQPQMCETESINFTGFCSKWRTCKRVCMSEGFPDGKCNGDFFHSRCMCMKPCAM; encoded by the exons atgaagagctCTATGCAGTTTATCTCTACACTCTTCTTCCTAATCCTACTTGTTGTCGGACCTG GTGTGATGAAGATGGTTGAAGGACAACCCCAAATGTGCGAAACCGAAAGCATCAACTTCACGGGATTTTGCTCGAAATGGAGGACTTGCAAGCGAGTGTGTATGAGCGAAGGTTTCCCTGATGGTAAATGCAACGGAGATTTCTTTCACAGCAGATGTATGTGCATGAAGCCTTGTGCTATGTAA
- the LOC104789090 gene encoding uncharacterized protein LOC104789090: MASSNFEALVLPEPIYGMGFEPIVGANICQHSDLSLVAKVKHALGKASFTKLQSSFLGPIINLSARDIKFSGKLFHYVMLRRLKTRGRNLWFTVDMQPLRFSMREFFLTTGIQCKPIHREPRNNRKDPISEPYSWAVRGDYTLTQLQYRLFNEPEEGEEPLDDKEKECLAAVVLTEGILMTPYSLEKIPLSRLKHASDFEMYTAQPWGKEAYNILATCIQKFDKDSWSKGQYSVKGFPMALYIWALSAVPIFGDTFARRCNFSRTFYPLILNWQSSRYTKFDDIVEAIKKATCVEVKTIIGDPQEYKHLVDKDDNDFEEVIGLVMKGYRLKKEEWSSRLVDIYYALGELGDKMGEKLPVFEKHEKMEKNLSDSEKLDIILFMLDDFNKRLEAIEEAVKTTSGEDKDKGSHEDEDGQNRNEEVINEEAGKQNVDGDIAREDFVESQSADSVRPSNTQDGSYAADDENTQKTGGDDGNYFEETPKDKSPSPRPSTPKFDLLSEEDEVSEKDKSMDKEKGASSKKRGLRERKQRKCKQSNDGDDDVMNRKERKKRKPSDNPDADIQAREGPQKKKSKSDDVGGVQRKSERNTIPSIHTQPPYTAEKKKDPILYPFSKVDKTRLDVFSDWKTSRKTKATNNSG; the protein is encoded by the exons ATGGCATCAAGTAATTTTGAAGCCCTTGTACTACCAGAACCAATATATGGTATGGGTTTTGAACCAATTGTTGGAGCAAACATATGTCAACATTCAGACTTAAGCCTAGTTGCCAAAGTTAAACATGCATTAGGAAAAGCATCTTTCACGAAGCTTCAATCTTCCTTCCTTGGGCCTATCATCAATCTTTCGGCCAGAGACATCAAATTTTCTGGGAAATTATTCCACTACGTGATGCTGAGAAGGCTGAAGACAAGAGGGAGAAACTTATGGTTTACAGTCGACATGCAACCTCTTCGGTTCTCCATGAGAGAGTTCTTCCTTACAACAG ggATTCAATGCAAACCTATTCATAGAGAACCAAGGAATAACCGCAAAGATCCAATTAGTGAACCATATTCTTGGGCGGTGAGAGGAGATTACACTTTAACTCAACTTCAATATCGACTATTTAATGAACCAGAAGAGGGTGAAGAACCTTTGGATGACAAGGAAAAGGAATGCCTCGCTGCAGTGGTATTAACAGAAGGTATTTTGATGACACCATATTCATTAGAGAAGATACCTCTGTCTAGGCTTAAGCATGCATCGGATTTCGAGATGTATACAGCCCAACCATGGGGCAAGGAAGCGTATAACATTCTCGCCACATGCATTCAGAAATTCGATAAAGATTCTTGGTCAAAAGGTCAGTATAGTGTCAAGGGATTTCCCATGGCATTATATATATGGGCCTTGAGTGCTGTTCCAATTTTTGGTGATACATTTGCGAGAAGATGTAATTTTTCCAGAACATTTTATCCACTGATTCTCAACTGGCAATCAAGTCGATATACAAAGTTTGATGATATTGTTGAAGCTATTAAGAAAGCAACTTGt gttGAAGTCAAAACAATAATTGGAGATCCACAAGAATATAAGCATTTGGTTGATAAAGATgacaatgattttgaagaagttatTGGCTTGGTTATGAAAGGCTATaggttgaagaaagaagaatggtcTTCTAGATTAGTTGATATTTACTATGCTTTGGGAGAGTTGGGTGACAAAATGGGGGAAAAATTGCCAGTCTTTGAGAAACAtgagaaaatggagaaaaatttgTCAGATTCAGAAAAACTTGACATAATCCTCTTTATGTTAGATGACTTCAACAAAAGACTAGAAGCCATTGAAGAAGCTGTCAAAACCACATCAGGGGAAGATAAGGATAAAGGA tctcacgaagatgaagatggacaGAATAGAAATGAAGAGGTTATAAATGAAGAG GCTGGCAAACAAAATGTTGATGGAGATATTGCTAGAGAAGATTTCGTAGAAAGCCAGTCTGCAGATTCTGTCCGTCCGTCAAACACACAAGATGGGAGCTACGCTGCAGATGATGAAAACACTCAAAAaactggtggtgatgatggtaaTTACTTTGAAGAAACACCAAAG GATAAATCTCCTTCTCCACGCCCTTCTACACCAAAATTTGATCTTCTttctgaagaagatgaggttAGTGAAAAAGATAAAAGCATGGATAAAGAGAAGGGAGCAAGCAGTAAGAAGAgaggtttgagagagagaaaacag AGAAAGTGTAAGCAAAgcaatgatggtgatgatgatgttatgaaCAGAAAAGAG AGGAAGAAGCGTAAACCAAGTGACAATCCAGATGCTGATATTCAAGCTAGAGAAGGG ccacagaaaaagaagagtaaatcTGATGATGTTGGTGGAGTGCAAAGAAAAAGTGAACGAAATACAATTCCTTCTATTCACACTCAGCCGCCTTACACGgccgagaagaagaaggacccaATACTTTATCCTTTTTCCAAAGTTGATAAGACCCGGTTAGATGTATTTAGTGACTGGAAGACttcaaggaaaacaaaa GCAACTAACAATTCTGGGTAA
- the LOC104786417 gene encoding uncharacterized protein LOC104786417 gives MLVKERLWMPLMINLEKKEMIIYDLGKHFYTNKIKDKQVGAYAVAMPYIAQKKFGMKNDTEKSPFRISIINCIPQVDKIEDSGVFMLKTIECLAMSITTHGNLKNESIGDLRKKMAVDIFAELQND, from the exons ATGTTGGTTAAGGAAAGGCTTTGGATGCCATTGATGatcaatttggagaagaaggagatgattATCTACGACTTGGGCAAGCATTTCTAcaccaacaaaattaaagacaaacaGGTGGGTGCATATGCTGTTGCAATGCCTTATATTGCCCAGAAGAAGTTTGGGATGAAAAATGATACAGAGAAATCTCCGTTCAGAATCAGTATTATAAATTGCATACCTCAG GTTGATAAGATTGAAGATAGTGGTGTCTTCATGCTGAAGACAATCGAATGTTTGGCTATGAGCATAACAACACATGGCAATCTTAAAAATGAGTCAATTGGTGATTTACGGAAGAAAATGGCGGTTGATATCTTTGCAG AATTACAAAATGACTAG
- the LOC104789091 gene encoding ubiquitin-conjugating enzyme E2-16 kDa-like produces the protein MACRSPSSHIRTDLKYLNRDLSPNVTAVTVDDDIFRWEATLIGPVNTPYEGGVFKLRLSFPPDYARSPPKVVLITRICHPNVSDRGGIYLKVLRTDCWIPLPIVMLFKGLVEKLIEPEVNNEEQTIEYLANLYKFDRRRFEAMAREMTNQYAGRGN, from the exons ATGGCCTGTCGTTCTCCTTCAAGCCATATAAGAACTGATCTGAAATATCTGAACAGGGATCTTTCGCCAAACGTCACAGCAG TAACTGTTGATGACGACATTTTTCGTTGGGAGGCCACTCTAATCGGACCGGTGAACACCCCTTATGAAGGGGGAGTGTTTAAACTTAGGCTTAGTTTTCCACCTGATTACGCAAGAAGTCCCCCCAAG GTTGTTTTAATCACAAGAATTTGCCACCCAAATGTATCAGATAGGGGTGGCATTTACCTAAAAGTTTTGAGGACAGACTGTTGGATTCCCTTGCCAATTGTTATGCTTTTCAAGGGATTAGTGGAGAAGTTGATTGAACCAGAGGTCAATAATGAAGAACAGACCATTGAATATCTTGCCAACCTCTACAAATttgataggagaaggtttgaagCCATGGCTAGAGAGATGACTAATCAATACGCTGGTAGAGGGAACTGA
- the LOC104789092 gene encoding uncharacterized protein LOC104789092: MDNERGASLINIDENTRFSELLKIMLEDFDIDIQAQCLKLSYTLPAKSSTIGSIPIFIRNDRQLEAFKLKYAQSGGVLHLCVTVEDFCETVEHGQPSSTTFIESVTAVTQDQTSSNLLVGNVIDVYTHTQLFKDKTEMRSQMRMYAVKHSFEFHTFKSDNKRYVLKCIDEKCSWRLGATKAKASDSFVVRKYISQHSCDSALRNVNHRQASARTLAGLVSNHFAGGKLPLRPKQLMEIFRNDHGVGVSYSKAWRAQEHASELARGIPADSYEVLPSWFHMIEKKNPGTITYIKADSDNKFRYGFLAFGASIRGFKLMRKVISIDGAHLKSKYKGTLLAASAQDGNFQLYPIAFAVVDSENDASWDWFLRCLKTIIPDEEDLVFVSDRASSIATALSVNYVHAHHGICTFHLQKNLETRFRASASLLPVVHDASRAYTQYDFDYLFTQISNGDPDLGEYLWQADIRKWSRAYSPSNRYNIMTSNCAESINSRLKETREYPIVCLFDTIRSILTRWFNERREESCRHPYAVTTKVGNKMNESYNNTTRWLEVSQVNENIFEVKAALKTYMVNLDTRKCTCCMFDIDKFPCAHGIAAAKHMAFRIFREHSPVGDMEYWEIPESVSTYIRPPSTRIPSGRRKKKGIASSWEYGKAKTNSKQYKCSRCGQCGHNKSSCVAAI, encoded by the exons ATGGATAATGAAAGGGGAGCTTCTTTGATTAACATTGATGAGAATACTAGATTTAGTGAGTTGTTAAAGATTATGTTAGAAGATTTTGACATTGATATTCAGGCACAATGTTTAAAGCTTAGTTATACATTGCCTGCTAAGTCTTCTACTATAGGTAGTATTCCTATCTTTATTAGAAATGATAGGCAGCTTGAAgcttttaaactcaaatatgCACAAAGTGGAGGAGTTCTTCATCTATGTGTTACTGTTGAGGATTTTTGTGAGACTGTAGAGCAT GGTCAACCTAGCTCTACTACTTTTATTGAGAGTGTTACTGCTGTTACTCAG GATCAAACAAGCTCAAATCTGTTAGTTGGGAATGTTATTGATGTTTAtactcatactcag TTattcaaagacaaaacagaaatgagaaGTCAGATGCGGATGTATGCAGTCAAGCATAGTTTtgagtttcatacttttaagtCAGACAACAAGAGGTATGTTCTTAAATGTATTGATGAAAAATGTAGTTGGAGGCTAGGTGCTACTAAGGCTAAAGCATCAGATAGCTTTGTTGTTCGAAAGTATATTAGTCAGCACAGCTGTGACTCTGCTTTAAGGAATGTTAATCATCGCCAAGCATCTGCAAGGACTTTGGCTGGTTTggttagtaaccattttgcagGAGGAAAGCTTCCTCTCAGACCCAAACAGCTCATGGAAATTTTTAGGAATGACCATGGAGTTGGTGTCTCGTACTCAAAAGCATGGAGAGCTCAAGAACATGCATCAGAACTTGCTAGGGGTATACCTGCTGATAGTTATGAGGTTTTACCGAGTTGGTTTCACatgatagaaaagaagaatccagGTACTATCACTTACATCAAAGCTGATTCTGATAATAAGTTTAGATATGGTTTTCTGGCTTTTGGTGCATCAATTAGAGGTTTTAAGTTGATGAGAAAAGTTATTTCTATTGATGGCGcccatttgaaatcaaaatataaaggGACTTTGCTTGCTGCATCAGCTCAGGATGGTAATTTTCAGTTGTATCCTAttgcttttgctgttgttgattctgagaatgatgcATCATGGGATTGGTTTTTGCGGTGTTTGAAGACTATTATTCCTGATGAAGAGGATCTAGTTTTTGTGTCTGATCGGGCTTCTTCAATTGCAACTGCGCTATCAGTAAATTATGTACATGCTCATCACGGGATCTGCACTTTCCACTTGCAAAAGAACCTGGAAACACGATTTAGAGCTTCggcttctcttcttccagtTGTTCATGATGCTTCAAGAGCTTACACTcagtatgattttgattatttgttcacTCAAATTTCCAATGGTGATCCGGATCTTGGAGAATATCTTTGGCAAGCTGATATTAGGAAATGGTCACGTGCATATTCTCCTTCAAACCGGTACAACATTATGACATCTAATTGTGCCGAGTCCATTAACTCCAGGTTAAAAGAGACTCGTGAGTATCCAATTGTCTGCCTGTTTGATACAATCAGGTCTATTttgactaggtggtttaatgaACGACGTGAGGAGAGCTGTCGACATCCATATGCTGTTACTACAAAAGTTGGGAATAAGATGAATGAATCTTATAATAATACTACCCGCTGGCTTGAAGTTAGTCAAGTAAATGAAAATATCTTCGAGGTTAAAGCAGCTTTAAAGACATATATGGTGAATTTGGACACAAGGAAATGCACATGCTGTATGTTTGATATTGACAaattcccttgtgcacatggaATTGCTGCTGCCAAACAT atGGCGTTTAGGATATTCAGAGAGCATTCACCAGTAGGTGATATGGAGTATTGGGAGATTCCAGAGAGTGTTAGTACTTATATTCGGCCACCTTCTACTCGTATACCTAGTGGCAGGCGAAAGAAAAAGGGAATAGCTAGTTCATGGGAGTATGGAAAGGCTaagacaaattcaaaacaatacaaatgcaGTAGGTGCGGTCAGTGTGGTCACAACAAATCTAGTTGTGTAGCTGCTATCTaa